A single Mucilaginibacter inviolabilis DNA region contains:
- the pepT gene encoding peptidase T, with the protein MNFHSLLNFTVTERFLRYVTLDTQSDPSSVSFPSTEKQKDLARLLVDELLGIGVADAHMDKYGYVYATIPSNTDKQVPVICFCSHMDTAPDCSGKDVKPIVHKNYQGQDIILPDDTSQIIKQAEHPDLKNQISNDVITASGTTLLGADNKAGVAEIMDACYQLMNHPEIKHGDIRILFTPDEEVGHGVDHVDIAKLGAYAGYTMDGESAGNMENETFSADGARLTINGVSSHPGFAKGKMESAIKIAGEIIAALPDDLSPEHTEGMQGFIHPVAIEGHVETAGIDFIIRDFDAKKLSDHADVIRKTADLVLKKYPASTYSLTVSEQYRNMKTVLDKHPEIVEYAMEAIGRTGIKAKLCSIRGGTDGSRLSFMGLPCPNIFAGEHAFHSKQEWVSVQDMQKAVETILHLCMIWEEKS; encoded by the coding sequence ATGAATTTTCATTCATTATTAAACTTTACCGTTACCGAACGCTTCTTGCGTTACGTTACCCTTGATACGCAATCAGACCCCTCTTCTGTTTCATTTCCGTCGACAGAAAAGCAAAAAGATTTGGCACGGCTGCTGGTTGATGAGCTTTTAGGCATAGGAGTTGCCGATGCCCATATGGACAAATATGGTTATGTATATGCCACTATACCATCCAATACAGATAAACAGGTGCCTGTAATTTGTTTTTGCTCGCACATGGATACCGCGCCCGATTGCAGCGGGAAAGACGTAAAGCCCATTGTTCATAAAAATTACCAGGGACAGGATATTATATTACCGGATGATACTTCTCAGATTATAAAGCAGGCGGAACACCCCGACTTGAAAAATCAAATAAGTAACGATGTGATAACTGCAAGCGGTACCACACTATTGGGAGCCGATAATAAAGCCGGTGTTGCCGAGATCATGGACGCTTGTTACCAGCTGATGAACCACCCCGAAATAAAACATGGTGATATCCGGATATTATTTACCCCCGATGAAGAGGTGGGCCATGGAGTTGATCATGTAGATATTGCCAAACTGGGTGCCTATGCCGGTTATACTATGGATGGTGAAAGCGCAGGTAATATGGAAAATGAAACTTTCTCGGCAGATGGAGCAAGATTAACCATTAATGGCGTAAGCTCGCACCCGGGCTTTGCCAAGGGTAAAATGGAAAGCGCCATTAAAATTGCAGGAGAGATCATCGCCGCTTTGCCTGATGATTTGTCGCCCGAGCATACAGAAGGTATGCAGGGTTTTATACACCCCGTAGCTATTGAAGGGCATGTAGAGACTGCCGGCATTGATTTTATCATCCGTGATTTTGACGCAAAAAAATTGAGTGATCATGCTGATGTGATCCGCAAAACGGCTGACTTGGTATTAAAAAAATATCCTGCATCAACTTATAGTTTAACGGTAAGCGAGCAATACCGCAATATGAAAACAGTATTGGATAAGCATCCGGAGATTGTAGAGTATGCTATGGAAGCCATCGGTCGTACAGGTATTAAAGCCAAACTTTGCAGCATCAGGGGAGGCACCGACGGATCCAGATTGTCCTTCATGGGTTTGCCTTGTCCTAATATATTCGCAGGCGAACATGCTTTTCACAGCAAACAGGAATGGGTATCGGTACAGGATATGCAAAAAGCCGTGGAAACCATATTGCACCTCTGCATGATCTGGGAAGAAAAAAGTTAA
- a CDS encoding MmcQ/YjbR family DNA-binding protein gives MNIEELRDYCLQKPGVTEGFPFGEDTLVFKVSGKLFLLIGLENGNRFNVKCEPELAVDLRERYSEVQPGYHMNKKMWNTVYMDGSLTHKQLCEMIDHSYDQVVLGLSKKLQAELKEELRYRNED, from the coding sequence TTGAATATAGAAGAATTACGTGATTATTGCCTGCAAAAGCCAGGAGTAACAGAAGGCTTTCCTTTTGGCGAGGATACCCTTGTTTTTAAAGTTAGCGGTAAATTATTTTTACTGATCGGGTTAGAAAACGGTAACCGGTTTAATGTGAAGTGCGAACCCGAGCTTGCCGTCGACCTGCGTGAGCGTTATAGCGAAGTACAACCAGGCTATCATATGAATAAAAAAATGTGGAACACCGTTTACATGGATGGTTCACTAACCCATAAGCAACTCTGCGAAATGATTGATCATTCTTATGATCAGGTGGTTCTTGGTCTATCGAAAAAACTACAGGCTGAGCTGAAGGAAGAGCTGAGATACAGGAACGAAGATTAA
- a CDS encoding GNAT family N-acetyltransferase, protein MYTIRTATVNDVETIIQIADQTWWVTYSPILEKEQISFMLNEIYSTDKISKQIETGAQTFILLLEGEEPVAFAAYSPREEDADIYKLHKLYCLPKTQGKGYGKVLINEVIQRTTDAGKQILELNVNRYNNAKTFYEKMGFVVASEEDIAIGPYWMNDYVMRKEL, encoded by the coding sequence ATGTATACAATAAGAACAGCGACCGTAAATGATGTAGAAACCATCATCCAAATAGCCGACCAAACCTGGTGGGTTACTTACAGTCCGATACTGGAAAAAGAACAGATCTCTTTTATGCTGAATGAGATCTACTCGACGGATAAGATCAGCAAGCAGATTGAAACCGGTGCGCAAACTTTTATCCTGTTATTGGAAGGAGAAGAGCCTGTAGCTTTTGCAGCCTATTCGCCGCGTGAAGAGGATGCTGATATTTATAAACTGCATAAGCTGTATTGCCTGCCCAAAACACAAGGTAAAGGTTATGGTAAAGTGCTAATTAATGAAGTGATTCAAAGAACAACAGATGCCGGTAAACAGATACTGGAATTGAATGTGAACCGCTATAACAACGCCAAAACCTTTTATGAAAAAATGGGATTCGTAGTCGCTTCAGAAGAGGATATAGCCATTGGCCCGTATTGGATGAATGATTATGTAATGCGGAAGGAGTTGTAA